In Rheinheimera sp. MM224, one DNA window encodes the following:
- a CDS encoding Crp/Fnr family transcriptional regulator, translated as MHTDLPQNKLLQQLSDEEQQAVMRHSKTIEMHFGQVLCEEGKNSGFVYLPLSGYISILTSVQQNQHLEVGLIGNEGILGALVSIGMETSPVQAIVQGHGLALQIEHQAFNAELKRCVKLQHILHQYLAFYVVQLTRLVCCNHYHETEPRLARWLLMTHDRAGGDQFFLTHQYLAFMLGVRRSSVTQAAGSLLEKKIIDYHRGQIHILNRPALEKASCSCYRALLDKQPQFLPGSFYQDVACVR; from the coding sequence ATGCACACAGATCTACCGCAAAACAAACTTTTGCAACAACTGTCTGACGAAGAGCAACAGGCTGTCATGCGCCACAGCAAAACCATCGAAATGCACTTTGGTCAGGTGTTATGTGAAGAAGGAAAAAACAGCGGTTTTGTCTATCTACCTTTGTCTGGTTATATTTCAATTTTAACCTCAGTGCAGCAGAACCAACACTTAGAAGTAGGTCTGATTGGTAACGAGGGCATATTAGGGGCTTTAGTCTCTATTGGAATGGAGACCTCTCCGGTTCAGGCCATAGTTCAGGGCCATGGTCTGGCGTTGCAAATAGAACATCAGGCTTTTAACGCTGAATTAAAACGTTGTGTAAAGCTGCAGCACATTCTACACCAGTACCTGGCATTTTATGTGGTTCAGCTCACCCGTTTAGTTTGTTGCAATCACTACCATGAAACTGAACCGCGTTTAGCACGCTGGCTGCTGATGACACACGACAGAGCCGGTGGTGATCAATTTTTTCTGACTCATCAGTATTTAGCTTTTATGTTAGGAGTCCGGCGCAGCAGCGTGACGCAAGCTGCTGGTTCTTTGCTGGAGAAAAAGATCATCGACTATCACAGAGGGCAAATCCATATTTTAAACCGCCCTGCTCTGGAAAAGGCCAGCTGTAGTTGCTATCGCGCTTTGCTCGACAAACAACCACAGTTCCTGCCTGGGTCTTTCTATCAGGATGTCGCCTGTGTTCGTTGA
- a CDS encoding Crp/Fnr family transcriptional regulator, whose protein sequence is MPQLKGPLQNHLLATLPADVQERLCPHMELVELPLGKVLYESGDTLRYVYFPTNSIVSLLYVMESGASAEISVVGNEGLIGVALFMGGESTTSRAIVQSAGQAYRLLGQRLKDEFNRHGALLHTLLRYTQALITQMAQTAVCNRHHSIDQQLCRWLLLSLDRLESNELVMTQELIANMLGVRREGVTDAAGRLQRLDVIEYHRGHIRVLNRPKLETLCCECYAVVRKESDRLLPWAKSAAIT, encoded by the coding sequence ATGCCACAACTAAAAGGCCCGCTGCAAAACCATTTGCTGGCCACCTTGCCTGCTGATGTTCAGGAACGATTGTGTCCCCATATGGAATTAGTTGAGTTGCCACTGGGCAAAGTTTTGTATGAATCCGGTGATACCCTGCGTTATGTCTACTTTCCTACCAATTCTATAGTGTCGTTGTTGTATGTGATGGAAAGTGGTGCTTCTGCAGAAATATCCGTCGTAGGCAACGAGGGATTAATAGGAGTCGCTCTTTTTATGGGCGGCGAAAGCACGACCAGCCGGGCCATAGTACAAAGTGCCGGTCAGGCCTATCGCCTGTTAGGCCAGCGCTTAAAAGACGAATTTAATCGTCATGGTGCCTTGTTGCATACCTTGTTACGTTACACTCAGGCCTTGATCACTCAAATGGCGCAAACTGCGGTCTGCAATCGCCACCATTCCATTGATCAGCAACTTTGTCGCTGGTTGTTATTATCGCTCGATCGGCTCGAAAGCAATGAACTGGTGATGACGCAGGAGTTGATTGCCAATATGTTGGGTGTACGACGTGAGGGCGTGACTGATGCTGCCGGTCGTTTACAACGCTTGGACGTGATTGAATACCACAGGGGTCATATTCGGGTGCTTAACCGGCCTAAACTTGAGACTCTGTGCTGTGAATGTTACGCCGTAGTGCGCAAAGAATCTGACCGTTTACTGCCATGGGCTAAAAGCGCAGCAATCACTTAA
- a CDS encoding DUF883 family protein — MPTRTDGAAPNSSQSGPALTDEFHNFIADIEDLLKTTTSLTGAEFEQAKKKLTERVATAKASVEDIGQNFAAKARHSAEVTDRYVHQQPWQSIAACAAVSFVLGVFVARCSGSGSK; from the coding sequence ATGCCAACTCGTACCGATGGCGCAGCTCCAAACTCAAGTCAGAGCGGCCCGGCTTTAACCGATGAATTCCACAACTTTATTGCCGATATCGAAGATTTACTGAAAACCACCACTTCATTAACAGGAGCGGAGTTTGAGCAGGCGAAGAAAAAGCTGACTGAACGTGTCGCTACAGCCAAAGCATCAGTAGAAGATATAGGCCAAAATTTTGCCGCTAAAGCACGTCATTCTGCTGAAGTCACAGACCGTTATGTGCATCAACAACCATGGCAGTCTATTGCTGCCTGTGCAGCAGTCAGCTTCGTGCTGGGTGTTTTTGTTGCCCGCTGCAGCGGTTCAGGTTCTAAATAA
- a CDS encoding DUF4398 domain-containing protein — translation MYISTYLPMYLSNRYPQVRKTLLLLSLSGLLASCASAPEAPVSQIQAAEQAIAAAERITASDYALPELLEARADLVSARAAVQKKDMLAARRYAELSQAGAELASARAGEGKVRAVIDDMQKNIDVLKQEMQRKTGQMQ, via the coding sequence ATGTATATATCCACCTATCTGCCCATGTATCTGTCGAACCGGTACCCACAGGTCCGCAAAACCCTGTTGCTGTTAAGCCTGAGTGGTTTGCTGGCATCTTGTGCTTCGGCGCCTGAAGCTCCTGTCAGCCAAATCCAGGCGGCAGAACAAGCTATAGCTGCAGCCGAACGCATCACTGCAAGTGATTATGCGTTACCAGAATTATTAGAAGCCAGAGCTGATTTAGTTTCAGCCCGTGCTGCGGTTCAGAAAAAAGATATGTTGGCTGCACGTCGTTATGCCGAGTTATCTCAGGCTGGTGCTGAGCTGGCTTCTGCCCGTGCCGGAGAAGGAAAAGTCCGCGCTGTGATTGACGATATGCAAAAAAATATCGATGTATTGAAGCAGGAAATGCAACGTAAAACAGGACAAATGCAATGA
- a CDS encoding OmpA family protein, with the protein MKILTGKSQLLVLVAGVMTLSACSSAVVKPDGSYAVRQKLTALQADPNLTNRAVLPVQQAEAAVLAAEQPTKDLALASYRVKLADKKVEIAKAVAETNYLDEQYKTLGAQQADARLDSRTQEADSARYDAKLARQDATAAEAESELAKQQALELQQQIAELNAKETERGWVVTLGDVLFDTGRADLKEGSLNNLSKLSAFLNRYQDRKVQIEGHTDSIGSSDSNQGLSERRANSVRRYLEAQGIASDRLSATGLGENSPVTDNDSATSRQQNRRVEVIIANTASAPTSP; encoded by the coding sequence ATGAAAATTTTAACGGGTAAAAGCCAATTACTGGTGCTGGTTGCTGGTGTAATGACATTAAGCGCTTGTAGCTCAGCCGTTGTGAAACCAGATGGCTCCTACGCTGTACGACAAAAACTGACTGCATTGCAGGCCGATCCTAATTTGACCAATAGAGCTGTGTTGCCAGTGCAACAGGCTGAAGCTGCAGTATTAGCAGCAGAACAACCGACCAAAGATTTAGCTCTTGCCAGCTACAGAGTGAAATTGGCGGATAAAAAAGTCGAAATAGCCAAAGCTGTGGCAGAAACTAATTATCTGGATGAACAATACAAAACTCTGGGCGCACAGCAGGCTGATGCCCGTCTGGATTCCAGAACTCAGGAAGCTGATTCTGCCCGTTATGACGCCAAATTAGCCAGACAAGATGCAACAGCAGCAGAAGCTGAATCAGAACTTGCCAAACAGCAGGCTTTGGAATTACAGCAACAAATCGCAGAACTGAATGCAAAAGAAACCGAAAGAGGTTGGGTTGTGACTTTAGGGGATGTGCTGTTTGATACAGGCCGTGCTGATCTCAAAGAAGGTTCGCTGAATAATTTGTCGAAACTTTCTGCCTTCTTAAATCGTTATCAGGACCGCAAGGTTCAGATTGAAGGTCATACCGATAGCATTGGCAGTTCAGATTCAAATCAGGGCTTGTCAGAGCGCCGGGCTAATTCAGTGCGACGTTATCTGGAAGCTCAGGGCATAGCATCGGACCGTTTAAGCGCTACAGGACTGGGCGAGAACTCACCTGTCACTGACAATGATTCAGCCACCAGCCGTCAGCAAAACCGCAGGGTTGAAGTCATTATTGCCAATACGGCCTCTGCACCAACAAGCCCGTAA
- a CDS encoding ferritin-like domain-containing protein, with the protein MSTLITDHKLLRQHARKHVEAGAVTQGYQAGRGDVVRMLNSALASELICVLRYRSHYFLAKGIHANTVAAEFLEHSNEELLHVDWLAARIVQLGGEPDFSPQGVIERGQSVFGTAQNLYEMIKENLIEERVAIDHYKELLLFIGDDDPTSTALIQNILQTEEEHADELASLLWGLPEQHN; encoded by the coding sequence ATGAGTACACTAATTACCGATCATAAATTACTGCGCCAGCATGCCAGAAAGCATGTAGAGGCGGGTGCTGTGACTCAGGGCTACCAAGCCGGGCGCGGCGACGTAGTGCGTATGCTGAATTCCGCTTTAGCTTCTGAGCTGATTTGTGTGCTGCGTTATCGCAGTCATTATTTTTTAGCCAAAGGTATCCATGCCAATACAGTAGCTGCTGAATTTCTGGAACACTCAAACGAAGAGTTACTGCATGTGGATTGGTTAGCCGCCCGCATAGTTCAGCTGGGAGGCGAGCCCGATTTTTCGCCGCAGGGTGTGATTGAACGCGGTCAGTCGGTGTTTGGTACTGCTCAGAATTTATATGAAATGATCAAAGAAAACCTGATTGAAGAACGGGTCGCTATCGATCATTACAAAGAGTTGCTGTTATTTATCGGTGATGACGACCCGACCAGCACCGCACTGATCCAAAATATTCTGCAAACCGAAGAAGAACATGCTGATGAGCTGGCCAGTTTATTATGGGGACTGCCGGAACAGCATAATTAA
- a CDS encoding BON domain-containing protein, translating to MKTDQQLTQDIQAELKWDSAVQADKLQVLVHGGIVTLSGKVASLAELWHVQCAVHRVYGVQSLDNQLVVALPHQHVYQDADLTRVAESVLQWCSHIPAQGIELTVSMGWINLTGEVAFDYQRRAATQALRYLAGVRGVTNQIRLTPKNVAGTVKKDIETALARQSQGVEPAIQVEVIESDVVLTGTVSSWAEHDKALVSVWSTPGVSHITDHIYVL from the coding sequence ATGAAAACAGATCAACAACTGACGCAGGATATTCAGGCTGAGCTGAAGTGGGATAGTGCTGTGCAGGCAGATAAACTGCAGGTTTTGGTGCATGGTGGCATAGTGACCTTATCGGGGAAAGTGGCCTCATTGGCTGAATTGTGGCATGTGCAATGCGCGGTACACAGAGTCTATGGCGTGCAGTCGCTGGACAATCAACTGGTAGTGGCATTGCCTCATCAGCATGTGTATCAGGATGCTGATTTAACCCGGGTTGCTGAATCGGTGTTGCAATGGTGTAGTCATATTCCGGCTCAGGGCATTGAATTAACTGTCTCTATGGGATGGATTAATTTAACAGGGGAAGTGGCTTTTGATTATCAGCGCCGTGCTGCCACTCAGGCTTTACGGTATCTGGCTGGTGTGCGTGGTGTGACCAATCAGATTCGTTTAACCCCGAAGAATGTGGCTGGAACAGTTAAAAAAGATATAGAAACAGCCTTGGCCAGGCAAAGTCAGGGGGTTGAACCCGCTATTCAGGTGGAAGTCATTGAGTCTGATGTGGTACTGACTGGCACTGTGAGCAGTTGGGCTGAGCACGACAAGGCCCTGGTGTCCGTCTGGAGTACACCAGGTGTTTCTCATATTACCGATCATATTTACGTATTGTAA
- a CDS encoding efflux RND transporter periplasmic adaptor subunit, whose product MKTIKLTLIALCIATTLTACSKPEVAKVQEESAKPLQLVTQDLLTLSESTLSRGPVISGSLQPVVKAELNAEVSGIVMQVLKDNGDVVKAGDVLVKLDQTTYRDKLLSAQEAERSAVVTLEQSNRQLKRMQSLSKQSLVTQEGLEAAENKANQAQSDLASARARLVEARQQMEKTDVKAPFSGVVATRKVSAGDTAQIGKGLMVLIDPASIRFEGYVAADRVGQVKVGNKVTFKVNGYSGQFFTGTVERINPLANESTRQVQLLVTMDLKEQSLVAGLYAEGHVEAQNSNALMVPESALIREGDKHFVWQFANNELKKTEVELGSKDERWGTQEVLSGVTSGAQILRHPQGALTDGAKAELAAAGSETPDQTAAKVSAGN is encoded by the coding sequence ATGAAAACTATAAAACTAACTCTCATTGCCTTGTGTATTGCCACCACGTTAACGGCTTGCTCTAAGCCTGAAGTGGCCAAAGTACAGGAAGAAAGCGCCAAACCATTACAATTGGTGACACAGGACTTACTGACTTTATCGGAAAGTACACTCTCCCGTGGCCCTGTGATTTCAGGCTCATTACAGCCTGTGGTGAAAGCTGAACTGAATGCAGAAGTGTCCGGCATAGTGATGCAAGTGTTGAAAGACAATGGAGATGTAGTCAAAGCTGGTGATGTGCTGGTGAAGCTGGATCAAACCACCTACCGTGATAAATTATTGTCTGCTCAGGAAGCTGAACGTTCAGCTGTGGTCACACTGGAGCAGTCCAATCGTCAACTCAAGCGTATGCAGTCTTTGTCTAAACAAAGTTTAGTCACTCAGGAAGGGCTTGAGGCCGCTGAAAACAAAGCCAATCAGGCCCAATCTGATTTAGCCTCAGCCCGCGCCCGTTTAGTTGAAGCGCGTCAGCAGATGGAAAAAACTGATGTGAAAGCACCATTTTCCGGTGTAGTGGCTACCCGAAAAGTGTCAGCTGGTGATACAGCTCAGATAGGTAAAGGTCTGATGGTACTGATTGACCCTGCCAGTATTCGTTTTGAAGGTTATGTGGCTGCAGACCGTGTTGGTCAGGTTAAAGTTGGCAATAAAGTCACCTTTAAAGTGAATGGTTACAGCGGTCAGTTTTTTACCGGTACTGTTGAGCGTATTAACCCATTGGCCAATGAAAGTACCCGTCAGGTGCAATTGTTGGTGACCATGGACTTAAAAGAGCAGTCTTTAGTGGCTGGTTTGTATGCTGAAGGTCATGTTGAAGCGCAAAATAGCAACGCGCTGATGGTGCCGGAGTCAGCCCTTATCCGTGAAGGTGATAAGCACTTTGTCTGGCAATTTGCCAATAACGAGCTGAAAAAGACCGAAGTGGAATTAGGTAGCAAAGACGAAAGGTGGGGCACTCAAGAGGTATTGTCAGGCGTCACTTCAGGTGCGCAGATTTTACGTCATCCACAAGGTGCTTTAACGGACGGAGCTAAAGCTGAATTGGCTGCTGCCGGTTCTGAAACGCCGGATCAAACCGCAGCTAAAGTCAGCGCAGGAAACTAA
- a CDS encoding efflux RND transporter permease subunit — MFLSDFSIKRPMVVVAITLAMMIFGYFAMTNLKTNQFPDVQPPVLVMTIPYPGASPETVEREILNRVEDSMATITGMRELRSYARDSNAVIVAIFEFDKDLIEASQEMRDAVAVVRDKLPTEMKEPFLRREDPNAFPIMSLALSSKSMDPIELSQLAEHQIAREIRAVPGVALVNLEGEKEREMTVFLNSNAMREANISAMDVVNALRAQNIAAPVGRVVNGMEEQGIRIQGRLRDVREFEQMVVKRNGDQAIRLEQVADVVDGAAEQRRLSIFNGVPSLGIDVIKARDASTISVTDDIKAKIEQLKKTLPADFELVVVRDSGEDVAASMRNVTEALSMGALLTIITVFVFLNSWRSTLITSLALPTSVLASFIAVWACGFTLNFMSLLGLSLAIGILIDDAIVVRENIVRHMEMGKDNMTAARDGTREIGMAVIATTMSIVAVFIPIAFLDGITGQWFKPFGLTVACSVLVSLFISFTLDPMMSAYWHDPDHDKHAKRRGLGKVLQKFNIWFDHQAERYSRVIGWALKHRKSMWLLAFGSFFGAIYLQGAHGGSGFLPETDDGGVIISVRAPSEASIEYTSIKAEQAAAIARQLPEQLYTQTTVGTQGNITRAQIFVRLKKEYERDRNSREIAAELRAKIKQLVGAEYTVSADLNGGGDGKALQIQFRGPDSRVLEGLVLDFVEKLKTVPGAVDVGLSAQDPKPELQIEFNRGLASSLGLSMGDAANALRLAFAGAEIGDWIDPTGETRNVYVRIKPEERMTVQDLERLPLLSSMTGAMIPLEQVATVTIGKGPAVIEHLDRESMMAVSANVQGRSFGEVDSDAKKLLKTIPFPPGYDVVSGGQSRDQEEVFGSIFGALGLAVMLMYLILVVQFHSFLAPVSIMMSLPLSLIGVVLSLLVAGATLNLMSLIGVVMLMGIVVKNGILLIDCARKKESEGLGLEEALIAAGRERLRPILMTTFALVAGMLPVAIGIGEGAAFYKPLGISVIGGVLTSTVLTLLVVPTFYDSLETFKRKVKARFNRNRKPAPTGYDVPLASK, encoded by the coding sequence ATGTTTTTATCTGATTTTAGTATCAAGCGCCCTATGGTGGTGGTGGCTATTACGCTTGCCATGATGATTTTTGGTTATTTTGCGATGACCAATTTAAAAACCAACCAATTCCCCGATGTCCAGCCTCCTGTGCTGGTAATGACTATCCCATATCCTGGGGCTTCCCCCGAAACTGTGGAACGGGAAATACTGAACAGAGTCGAAGATTCGATGGCAACTATCACCGGCATGAGAGAACTACGTTCTTATGCCCGTGATTCCAATGCTGTCATAGTGGCGATTTTTGAGTTTGATAAAGACCTGATTGAAGCCTCACAGGAAATGCGTGATGCGGTGGCCGTGGTGCGTGACAAACTGCCCACTGAAATGAAAGAGCCATTCCTTCGCCGTGAAGACCCCAATGCTTTCCCTATTATGTCTTTGGCTTTGTCGTCAAAATCCATGGATCCAATAGAGTTGTCGCAACTGGCTGAACATCAGATAGCCCGTGAAATTCGTGCTGTGCCTGGTGTAGCACTTGTGAATCTGGAAGGTGAAAAAGAGCGCGAAATGACAGTGTTCTTAAACTCTAATGCGATGCGTGAAGCCAACATTTCAGCTATGGATGTGGTGAATGCGTTGCGAGCGCAGAATATTGCAGCTCCTGTTGGCCGTGTAGTGAATGGCATGGAAGAGCAGGGCATTCGTATTCAGGGCCGTTTACGTGATGTGCGTGAATTTGAACAAATGGTGGTCAAACGTAATGGCGATCAGGCCATTCGTTTAGAACAGGTGGCAGACGTAGTGGATGGTGCAGCAGAGCAGCGTCGTTTATCTATCTTTAACGGCGTGCCTTCTTTAGGTATTGACGTGATTAAGGCCCGTGACGCTTCAACCATCAGTGTCACAGACGATATCAAAGCCAAAATTGAACAGTTAAAGAAAACCTTACCTGCTGATTTTGAATTAGTGGTGGTACGTGATTCGGGTGAAGACGTGGCGGCCAGTATGCGCAACGTCACTGAAGCTTTATCCATGGGCGCCTTGCTGACTATTATCACCGTCTTTGTGTTTCTGAACTCCTGGCGTTCAACTTTAATTACGTCATTAGCTTTGCCTACCTCAGTACTAGCGTCTTTTATTGCGGTTTGGGCCTGCGGTTTTACGCTGAACTTTATGTCGCTATTAGGCTTGTCACTGGCGATAGGTATTCTGATTGACGATGCGATAGTAGTGCGTGAAAACATAGTGCGTCATATGGAAATGGGCAAAGACAATATGACGGCGGCCCGCGACGGTACCCGTGAAATTGGCATGGCTGTTATAGCGACCACTATGTCTATTGTGGCGGTGTTTATTCCTATCGCTTTTCTGGACGGTATTACCGGTCAGTGGTTTAAACCTTTTGGTTTAACAGTGGCTTGTTCTGTATTGGTGTCTTTGTTTATCTCCTTTACGCTGGATCCGATGATGTCTGCTTACTGGCACGACCCGGATCACGATAAACATGCTAAACGCCGTGGTTTGGGCAAAGTACTGCAGAAATTTAATATCTGGTTTGATCATCAGGCTGAGCGTTATTCCAGAGTAATAGGCTGGGCACTGAAGCACCGCAAGTCGATGTGGCTACTGGCCTTTGGTTCATTTTTCGGCGCTATTTATCTGCAAGGTGCTCATGGTGGTTCTGGTTTTCTGCCAGAAACGGACGATGGGGGCGTGATAATTTCAGTACGGGCGCCTTCAGAAGCCAGTATTGAATACACCAGCATTAAAGCTGAGCAGGCTGCTGCTATTGCCCGTCAGTTGCCGGAACAGTTGTATACCCAAACTACTGTAGGTACTCAGGGCAATATCACCCGGGCACAGATTTTTGTCCGGCTGAAAAAAGAGTATGAACGTGATCGTAATTCACGTGAAATAGCGGCAGAACTTCGTGCCAAAATTAAACAGCTGGTGGGGGCTGAATACACAGTGTCCGCTGACTTAAACGGTGGTGGTGATGGCAAGGCGCTGCAAATTCAGTTCCGGGGTCCGGATAGCCGTGTGCTGGAAGGTTTAGTGCTGGATTTTGTTGAGAAACTTAAAACTGTGCCCGGTGCAGTGGATGTCGGTTTGTCGGCTCAGGATCCAAAACCAGAGCTACAAATTGAGTTTAACCGTGGTTTAGCTTCAAGTCTGGGCTTGTCTATGGGCGATGCCGCTAATGCTTTACGTCTGGCTTTTGCTGGTGCTGAGATAGGTGACTGGATAGATCCAACAGGGGAAACCCGTAACGTCTATGTCCGTATTAAACCGGAAGAGCGTATGACAGTACAGGATCTGGAACGTTTACCCCTGTTATCCAGCATGACAGGCGCTATGATCCCACTGGAGCAGGTGGCCACTGTGACTATAGGCAAAGGTCCTGCGGTGATAGAACACTTAGACCGTGAAAGTATGATGGCGGTCAGCGCCAACGTTCAGGGGCGCAGCTTCGGTGAAGTGGACTCTGATGCGAAAAAACTGCTGAAAACCATTCCATTCCCACCTGGTTATGACGTTGTGTCTGGTGGTCAAAGCCGTGATCAGGAAGAAGTTTTTGGTAGCATCTTTGGCGCTTTGGGTTTAGCCGTGATGTTGATGTATCTGATTTTAGTGGTGCAGTTCCATAGCTTCCTGGCTCCGGTTTCTATCATGATGTCCTTGCCGTTATCTTTGATTGGTGTGGTGTTGTCCTTGCTGGTGGCAGGCGCAACCTTAAACCTGATGAGTTTAATAGGGGTTGTGATGCTGATGGGCATAGTCGTGAAAAACGGCATTTTGTTGATTGACTGTGCCCGTAAAAAAGAAAGTGAAGGTTTAGGTCTGGAAGAAGCGTTAATAGCTGCTGGTCGTGAACGTTTACGTCCTATCCTGATGACCACTTTTGCTTTGGTCGCTGGTATGTTACCTGTGGCTATCGGCATTGGTGAAGGCGCAGCCTTCTATAAACCTCTGGGGATTTCAGTCATAGGTGGCGTACTCACCTCGACTGTACTGACCTTGTTGGTGGTGCCAACCTTCTACGACAGTCTGGAGACCTTTAAACGTAAAGTGAAAGCCAGATTTAACCGCAACAGAAAACCAGCTCCTACTGGTTATGATGTGCCGCTGGCTTCTAAATAA
- a CDS encoding putative hydro-lyase, producing MDKLTPYQLRQQIRAGQFNSQTSGLAPGYVQCNMAIVPQGWAAEFLLFCQRNPKACPLVAVTEPGQFLLPELGQEIDLRTDLPAYRVFKHGELVDEVQDIRALWRDDLVSFLIGCSFSFEEALVAAGLEIRHISEGKNVPMYNTDLPCVSAGRFSGSMVVSMRPMKPVDAIRAIQICSRFPAVHGAPVHFGNPQDIGISDIRSPDYGEAVSIQPGEVPVFWACGVTPQAVMKQAKPDFCITHSPGHMLVTDLLNSSLASF from the coding sequence ATGGACAAGCTCACACCGTACCAGTTACGCCAGCAGATCAGAGCCGGCCAGTTTAACAGCCAGACCAGCGGTTTGGCGCCGGGTTATGTGCAATGCAATATGGCGATAGTGCCACAAGGTTGGGCGGCCGAATTTTTGCTGTTTTGTCAGCGCAACCCAAAAGCTTGTCCTTTAGTGGCAGTGACTGAACCTGGACAGTTTTTACTGCCTGAACTCGGGCAGGAGATAGATCTTCGAACTGATTTACCTGCCTACCGTGTGTTTAAGCATGGTGAGTTGGTGGATGAAGTTCAGGATATCCGCGCTTTATGGCGGGATGATTTAGTCAGTTTCCTGATTGGCTGCTCTTTTTCCTTTGAAGAAGCGTTAGTGGCCGCAGGACTGGAAATTCGTCATATCAGTGAAGGCAAAAATGTCCCTATGTACAACACTGATTTGCCATGTGTCAGCGCAGGCCGTTTTTCTGGCTCTATGGTGGTCAGTATGAGGCCAATGAAACCCGTTGATGCGATACGCGCTATTCAGATTTGTAGTCGTTTTCCTGCGGTGCACGGTGCGCCTGTACATTTTGGTAACCCGCAAGATATTGGTATTTCTGATATCCGATCACCGGATTATGGTGAGGCAGTGAGTATCCAACCTGGCGAAGTACCGGTATTCTGGGCTTGTGGTGTCACGCCTCAAGCTGTGATGAAGCAAGCCAAGCCTGATTTTTGTATCACGCACAGCCCCGGCCATATGCTGGTGACCGATTTGCTGAATTCTTCTTTAGCGAGTTTTTAA
- a CDS encoding 5-oxoprolinase subunit PxpA yields the protein MSPLINSVIKLNCDLGESFGAWQMGLDAEVMPLIDQANIACGFHAGDPTVLVNTLTLAKTHQVQIGAHPSYDDKQGFGRRSVKMTADELKHLLWYQMAAVDGVAKSLGLELSYVKPHGALYNDMMANPALLETVMHAVASYHKPLKLMLLATGCAAQHKVLAQQYQLELLFEAFADRRYKSDGSLTPRSQTGSVLDHQTALVQVQQLLQNGTVQSDTGDRVVIQADTLCVHGDNPAAVALVKSIRQLLDKP from the coding sequence ATGAGTCCTTTAATCAATTCCGTGATCAAACTTAATTGCGACTTAGGCGAAAGTTTTGGCGCCTGGCAAATGGGGCTGGATGCAGAGGTGATGCCTTTGATTGATCAGGCCAATATCGCCTGTGGTTTTCACGCTGGCGATCCAACAGTACTGGTCAATACCTTAACCCTTGCCAAAACACATCAGGTGCAGATTGGCGCACACCCAAGCTATGACGATAAACAGGGGTTTGGCCGTCGCTCCGTAAAAATGACTGCAGATGAGCTCAAGCATTTACTCTGGTATCAGATGGCTGCAGTGGATGGTGTGGCAAAAAGCCTTGGACTGGAACTGAGTTACGTCAAACCCCATGGCGCTTTGTATAACGATATGATGGCAAACCCGGCTTTGCTTGAAACTGTGATGCACGCAGTCGCCAGTTACCATAAACCTTTAAAGCTCATGCTGTTGGCTACTGGTTGTGCAGCGCAGCACAAAGTGTTGGCGCAGCAGTATCAGTTGGAGTTGTTATTTGAAGCTTTTGCCGACCGGCGCTATAAAAGCGATGGTTCTTTAACACCTCGCAGCCAGACGGGCAGTGTGCTGGATCATCAGACTGCATTAGTGCAAGTGCAGCAGTTGCTGCAAAACGGCACTGTGCAAAGTGATACAGGCGACAGGGTGGTTATTCAAGCCGACACTTTATGTGTGCATGGCGATAATCCAGCGGCCGTTGCTTTGGTGAAGTCCATTCGCCAGTTGCTGGACAAGCCATGA